From the genome of Impatiens glandulifera chromosome 9, dImpGla2.1, whole genome shotgun sequence, one region includes:
- the LOC124913644 gene encoding uncharacterized protein LOC124913644 — translation MNNMMEDEFLESDIIFPECPPPRLNQEMISYSWNNNNKSKRKMMMMMMDKDDEVVDDCPVPVKIQGKSSFPVTIPAAPNKLGPAPLVEPPETVLKDVEGEVVVVPPHLIIRRRLVSARKMAFSVCTGNGRTLKGRDLSQVRNMILRMTGFLET, via the coding sequence ATGAACAATATGATGGAAGATGAATTTCTTGAATCAGATATCATTTTCCCCGAATGCCCACCACCAAGACTAAACCAGGAAATGATCAGCTACTCTtggaacaacaacaacaaatccaagaggaagatgatgatgatgatgatggacaAGGACGACGAGGTCGTCGACGACTGTCCTGTACCGGTGAAAATCCAAGGCAAGTCATCTTTTCCGGTAACAATCCCGGCAGCGCCGAACAAGCTGGGTCCAGCCCCTTTAGTAGAACCGCCGGAGACAGTCTTGAAAGATGTGGAGggggaggtggtggtggtgccTCCGCACTTGATAATCAGGAGACGTTTAGTTAGTGCCAGAAAGATGGCGTTTTCTGTTTGTACGGGCAATGGGAGGACCCTCAAGGGAAGAGATTTGAGTCAAGTTAGGAATATGATCCTTAGAATGACAGGTTTCCTAGAAACGTAA